In one Legionella clemsonensis genomic region, the following are encoded:
- a CDS encoding putative quinol monooxygenase has translation MKIKLLSICALTFGLITYNYASKTTMTINTNNIQKASYITMESKQGSAANFEDFLKNGAQLVRQTEPNTALWFALKKEDNHLAIFDVFFNEKGREEHFAGQVANALKENASQFVEGGWEQGVLLNVSNYDVIASNNFHLDTVLTTKHASYIVFKAKPGKSHKLELLLKEGSQLINKTEPKTYFWVALKTDKDTYAIFDAFPDKAAQKAHFAGQVASALQKNAEHLIAGGWEKGVLAHVHNFQIIASS, from the coding sequence ATGAAAATTAAATTATTAAGTATTTGTGCCCTTACTTTTGGATTGATAACTTATAACTATGCGAGTAAAACAACTATGACAATTAACACGAATAACATACAAAAAGCTTCTTATATTACTATGGAAAGCAAGCAAGGATCCGCCGCAAATTTTGAAGATTTTCTTAAAAATGGAGCTCAACTTGTGCGACAAACCGAGCCTAATACTGCACTTTGGTTTGCATTAAAAAAAGAAGATAATCATCTTGCTATTTTTGATGTTTTTTTTAATGAAAAAGGAAGAGAGGAGCATTTTGCAGGTCAAGTTGCCAATGCGTTAAAAGAAAATGCCTCACAATTTGTAGAAGGAGGGTGGGAACAAGGTGTACTACTTAATGTAAGCAATTATGATGTCATTGCCTCTAATAATTTTCATCTGGATACAGTTTTAACCACTAAACATGCCTCTTATATTGTTTTTAAAGCAAAACCAGGTAAAAGCCATAAGTTAGAGCTTTTATTGAAAGAGGGTTCTCAACTTATTAATAAAACAGAACCAAAAACATATTTTTGGGTTGCCTTAAAAACTGACAAAGATACCTATGCTATATTTGACGCCTTCCCTGATAAAGCAGCTCAAAAAGCGCATTTCGCGGGCCAGGTAGCTTCAGCCTTACAAAAAAATGCTGAACATTTGATTGCCGGAGGATGGGAAAAAGGTGTTCTAGCACATGTACATAATTTTCAAATTATAGCTTCATCCTAA